CTCCCGGCTGTCGGGCATCCCCATCGGCCGCGTCACGATGCTGGTCTACGCGCTGTCCGGCCTGTGCGCCGGCATGGGCGGCCTCATCGTCACCTCCCGCCTCATGGTCGGCTACCCGTCCGCGGGCTCCGGCAACGAGCTGTTCTACTCGATCGCGGCCGCCGTCGTCGGCGGGGTCAGCCTGTTCGGCGGCATCGGCACCCTGCCCGGGGCCCTGCTCGGCGCGGTGCTGATCGCGACCGTCTCCAACGGCATGAACGTCGTCGGCGTCCAGTCGTACTGGCAGCCGCTCGTCATCGGCCTGATCATCCTCGGCGGCGTCATCGTCGACACCTACCGCCGCCAGTCCTCGCTCACCGCGCTGATCCGGGCCCACCTCCCCGGACGCAGCGGCACCGACGGCACCGACGGGCCCGGGAGCACCGCCCCGGCAGCCCCGGCAGCCGTCCCCTCCGGCGCCGCACCGGCCGCACCGCCGGGCACCGCGGCCCCCTGACCACCCCGACCGCAGCCAACCCCGTCCACCAGGAGAAGAAGCGATGAAGCTCCGTGCCCCCGTCCTCGCCGCCGGCCTCTGCGCCGCCGGCCTCACCCTCGCGGCGTGCAGCGCCGTCGACACCGGCACCGGGTCCTCCGGCGGCGGGACCGACGACGGCTCTGGCTCGTCCGCCGCCTCGTCCGGGATCCCCCGCCCCGACTCGTGCGACGACGACACCCCCTACGTCGCGGTCGCGCTGCCGAACCTCACCAACCCGTACTACGTCGCCATGAAGCAGGGCTTCGAGGACGCGGGCGAGGCCAACGGGTTCGACGTCGAGGTGCAGATCGCCGACGACGACGACGCCAACCAGCTCGCGCAGGTCCAGGCGATGCTCCAGAAGCAGCCGTGCGCCCTCGCGCTCAACGCGGTGAAGTCGGAGCCCGGCGCCGCGATCGTCAAGGCCGCGAACGACGCCGGCGTGCCGGTGTTCACGGTGAACGTCGGCATCGACCCCGACGCCCTCGAGTCGCAGGGCGCGAGCATCGTGCAGTACCTCGGCGCGGACAACGTCGCCGGCGGTCAGCAGACCGCCGAGCAGGTGCTCACCGACCTGGGCGCCGACGCCGAGCTGACCATCGGGTTCGTCACCGAGCCGGACGAGACGCCCACCCAGATGCGCGACCAGGGCTTCGAGGACGAGATCGCGTCGAACCCGAACGCGGAGGTCGTCGCCCGCGTGGACGGCAACGTCAAGCCCGACGACAGCCTGCGCGCCACCACGGAGATGCTGTCCGGCAACCCGGGCATCAACGTCATCTTCGCCTCCACCGGGCCCGCCGCGTACGGCGCGCTCCAGGCGCTCGGCGCCGGCAGCGACGTGCAGGTCTACGGGTTCTGCGCCGCCGAGGTCACGCTCACCGAGCAGTACCCCGCGTGCGTCGCCCAGGAGCCGAACGTGTACGGCACCGAGGTCGTCGAGCAGATCCGCGCGTGGGCCGACGGCGCCACCCCGGAGCCCGAGATCCTCAAGCCGCTCAAGCTGTTCACGGTCGGCGAGACCCCCGGACCGGGCGAGGTCGGCTGACATGACGACGTCGACCGGGACGCCGGCTGGGCTGAGCGTCCGAGGGATCACCAAGACGTACTCGGGTGTGTCGGTGCTGCACGGCGTCTCGGTCGACGTCCGGCCGGGCGACGTCGTCGGGCTCGTCGGCCACAACGGCGCGGGCAAGTCCACGCTGCTGCGCACCGTCTCCGGGGCCACCGCCCCGGACGGCGGGCGCATCGTGGTGGACGGGCGCCCCGCGGCGATCGACTCGCCCGCGGCCGCCATCGCCGCGGGCATCGCGACCGTCTACCAGGAGCTGGCGCTGCTGCCGAACCTCACGGTGGCGCAGAACGTCTTCCTCGGGCAGGAGCGGTCCCGCGCGGGCCTGCTGCGCCGGGAGGAGATGCGCGCGGCGGCCCGCGAGCTCGTCGCGTCGTTCGGGATCGAGGTGGACGTCGACCGCAGGCTCGGCGACTACCCCGTCGCCACCCGGCAGATGCTCGAGATCGCGGTCGCCACCCACCGCGACGCCCGGTACCTGCTGCTGGACGAGCCGACCACCAGCCTCGAGGGCGGGCAGGTCGAGCGGCTGCTCGACGTCGTCCGCTCGCTGGCCGCCGACCGCGGCCTGGGCATCGTGTTCGTCGACCACAAGCTCGACGAGCTCTACGCGGTGTGCAACCGCGTCGTGGCGCTCGTCGACGGGCGGGTGCGCATCGACGCGCACGTCGACGAGGTCGGCCGGCACGACGTGGTCGCGGCCATCGCGGGGGACGAGGCCGCCGAGCACGCGGCCCCCGCGACGTCCCCCGTCGGCGCCCCGGCCCCCACCGGAGCGGCCGCCCCCGGCGAGAGGTCCGCCCTCGCGCACGGGGCCGCCGGCGTCGCGCCCGCGCGCGCCGTCCCCGACACCCGGGCGTGGTTCCCTGACGCCACGCCCGGGCCCCTCCTGGAGGTCCGCGACCTGCGCGCCCCCGGCGTCGCCGGCGTGACCCTCACCGCCGAGCCCGGCCGCGTGCTCGGCCTGTACGGGCTCGTGGGGGCCGGGCGGACCGAGCTGCTGCGCGCGCTCGTCGGCCTGGCGCCCGTGTCCGGCGGCTCGATCACCCTCGACGGCCGCCCGTACCGCCCCGGCAACCCCGCCCACGCGCAGCGGGAGGGCGTGGTGTACGTGACCGAGGAGCGCAAGAGCGACGGCATCGTGCCGGGCCTCGACTCCCCGATGAACGTCGCGCTGCCCGTCCTGCGCCGCTACCGCCGCGCCGGGCTGCTGGACACCCGCCGCATGCTGCGGGACGCGGACGACCTGCTGGGCAGCCTGCGGGTGCGTGGGGACCGCCACGGTCCGGTGGTCAGCCTGTCCGGCGGCAACCAGCAGAAGGTGCTGCTGGCGCGCGCGATCGCCCAGCGCCCCCGCGTCCTGCTGCTCGACGAGCCCACGAAGGGCGTCGACCTGGGCGTGAAGGCCGAGATCCACCGCATCGTCCGCTCGCTCGCGCACGACGCGGGGCTGACGGTGCTGCTCGTCTCCTCCGAGGAGGACGAGGTGTGCGAGGTCGCCGACGACATCGTCGTCGTCTCGCACGGCCGCAGCACCGGCGGGCGGGTCCCCGCCGAGCACCGCACGCCGCAGGCCCTGCGGCACGCCGCCTGGGACGCCGCGTGACCCGCGCCCGCCCCGACCGCCCCACACCCCCGGAGGACAGCACGATGACGACAGCCGCCGACAGCCTCGAGACCGCCCGCGCGATCGTGCGGCGTGAGGGCCGGGGCGTGGCCGACGTCGCCGACCAGCTCGACGCGACGTT
This is a stretch of genomic DNA from Cellulomonas sp. ES6. It encodes these proteins:
- a CDS encoding sugar ABC transporter ATP-binding protein, translated to MTTSTGTPAGLSVRGITKTYSGVSVLHGVSVDVRPGDVVGLVGHNGAGKSTLLRTVSGATAPDGGRIVVDGRPAAIDSPAAAIAAGIATVYQELALLPNLTVAQNVFLGQERSRAGLLRREEMRAAARELVASFGIEVDVDRRLGDYPVATRQMLEIAVATHRDARYLLLDEPTTSLEGGQVERLLDVVRSLAADRGLGIVFVDHKLDELYAVCNRVVALVDGRVRIDAHVDEVGRHDVVAAIAGDEAAEHAAPATSPVGAPAPTGAAAPGERSALAHGAAGVAPARAVPDTRAWFPDATPGPLLEVRDLRAPGVAGVTLTAEPGRVLGLYGLVGAGRTELLRALVGLAPVSGGSITLDGRPYRPGNPAHAQREGVVYVTEERKSDGIVPGLDSPMNVALPVLRRYRRAGLLDTRRMLRDADDLLGSLRVRGDRHGPVVSLSGGNQQKVLLARAIAQRPRVLLLDEPTKGVDLGVKAEIHRIVRSLAHDAGLTVLLVSSEEDEVCEVADDIVVVSHGRSTGGRVPAEHRTPQALRHAAWDAA
- a CDS encoding substrate-binding domain-containing protein, with amino-acid sequence MKLRAPVLAAGLCAAGLTLAACSAVDTGTGSSGGGTDDGSGSSAASSGIPRPDSCDDDTPYVAVALPNLTNPYYVAMKQGFEDAGEANGFDVEVQIADDDDANQLAQVQAMLQKQPCALALNAVKSEPGAAIVKAANDAGVPVFTVNVGIDPDALESQGASIVQYLGADNVAGGQQTAEQVLTDLGADAELTIGFVTEPDETPTQMRDQGFEDEIASNPNAEVVARVDGNVKPDDSLRATTEMLSGNPGINVIFASTGPAAYGALQALGAGSDVQVYGFCAAEVTLTEQYPACVAQEPNVYGTEVVEQIRAWADGATPEPEILKPLKLFTVGETPGPGEVG